A single window of Mustela erminea isolate mMusErm1 chromosome 4, mMusErm1.Pri, whole genome shotgun sequence DNA harbors:
- the VGLL2 gene encoding transcription cofactor vestigial-like protein 2 isoform X3, producing the protein MSCLDVMYQVYGPPQPYFAAAYTPYHQKLAYYSKMQEAQECTASPSNSTGSGSSSFSSQTPASIKEEEGSPEKERPPEAEYINSRCVLFTYFQGDISSVVDEHFSRALSQPSSYSPSCTSSKAPRSSGPWRDGSFPMSQRSFPASFWNSAYQAPVPAPLGSPLAAAHSELPFAAADPYSPAALHSHLHQGAAEPWHHAHPHHAHPHPHHPYALGSALGAQAAAYPRPAAVHEVYAPHFDPRYGPLLMPAASGRPARLAPAPAPAPGSPPCELSAKGEPTGAAWAAPGGPFASPAGDVAQGLGLSVDSARRYSLCGTSLLS; encoded by the exons ATGAGCTGTCTGGATGTTATGTACCAAGTCTACGGTCCTCCCCAGCCTTACTTTGCAGCCGCCTACACCCCCTACCACCAG AAACTAGCCTATTACTCCAAAATGCAGGAAGCCCAAGAGTGCACCGCCAGCCCCAGCAACAGCACGGGCAGTGGCAGCTCCTCCTTTTCCAGCCAAACTCCAGCCAGTATCAAAGAGGAAGAAGGCAGCCCAGAGAAAGAGCGCCCACCTGAGGCCGAGTACATCAACTCCCGCTGcgtcctcttcacctatttccaGGGGGACATCAGCTCTGTGGTGGACGAGCACTTCAGTAGGGCCCTGAGCCAGCCTAGCAGCTATTCCCCGAGCTGTACAAGCAGCAAAGCACCCAGGAGCTCCGGGCCCTGGCGGG ACGGCTCCTTCCCGATGAGCCAGCGCAGCTTCCCCGCCTCCTTCTGGAACAGCGCGTACCAGGCACCGGTGCCCGCGCCGCTGGGCAGCCCGCTGGCCGCCGCGCACTCGGAGCTGCCCTTCGCCGCCGCAGACCCCTACTCACCGGCCGCGCTGCACAGTCATCTGCACCAGGGTGCGGCCGAGCCCTGGCACCACGCGCATCCACACCACGCGCACCCGCACCCGCACCACCCGTACGCGCTGGGCAGCGCTCTCGGCGCCCAGGCTGCCGCCTACCCGCGGCCCGCCGCGGTGCACGAGGTCTACGCGCCTCACTTCGACCCGCGCTACGGGCCGCTGCTGATGCCCGCAGCCTCAGGGCGCCCGGCCCGCCTCGCGCCCGCCCCGGCGCCGGCGCCCGGCAGCCCGCCCTGCGAGCTCTCCGCCAAGGGCGAGCCGACCGGCGCCGCGTGGGCCGCGCCCGGAGGACCTTTCGCCAGCCCCGCGGGGGACGTGGCCCAGGGTCTGGGACTCAGCGTGGACTCAG CTCGTCGTTATTCCCTCTGTGGCACATCCCTCCTGAGCTGA
- the VGLL2 gene encoding transcription cofactor vestigial-like protein 2 isoform X2 codes for MSCLDVMYQVYGPPQPYFAAAYTPYHQKLAYYSKMQEAQECTASPSNSTGSGSSSFSSQTPASIKEEEGSPEKERPPEAEYINSRCVLFTYFQGDISSVVDEHFSRALSQPSSYSPSCTSSKAPRSSGPWRDGSFPMSQRSFPASFWNSAYQAPVPAPLGSPLAAAHSELPFAAADPYSPAALHSHLHQGAAEPWHHAHPHHAHPHPHHPYALGSALGAQAAAYPRPAAVHEVYAPHFDPRYGPLLMPAASGRPARLAPAPAPAPGSPPCELSAKGEPTGAAWAAPGGPFASPAGDVAQGLGLSVDSGFQRQDKSKDLHWF; via the exons ATGAGCTGTCTGGATGTTATGTACCAAGTCTACGGTCCTCCCCAGCCTTACTTTGCAGCCGCCTACACCCCCTACCACCAG AAACTAGCCTATTACTCCAAAATGCAGGAAGCCCAAGAGTGCACCGCCAGCCCCAGCAACAGCACGGGCAGTGGCAGCTCCTCCTTTTCCAGCCAAACTCCAGCCAGTATCAAAGAGGAAGAAGGCAGCCCAGAGAAAGAGCGCCCACCTGAGGCCGAGTACATCAACTCCCGCTGcgtcctcttcacctatttccaGGGGGACATCAGCTCTGTGGTGGACGAGCACTTCAGTAGGGCCCTGAGCCAGCCTAGCAGCTATTCCCCGAGCTGTACAAGCAGCAAAGCACCCAGGAGCTCCGGGCCCTGGCGGG ACGGCTCCTTCCCGATGAGCCAGCGCAGCTTCCCCGCCTCCTTCTGGAACAGCGCGTACCAGGCACCGGTGCCCGCGCCGCTGGGCAGCCCGCTGGCCGCCGCGCACTCGGAGCTGCCCTTCGCCGCCGCAGACCCCTACTCACCGGCCGCGCTGCACAGTCATCTGCACCAGGGTGCGGCCGAGCCCTGGCACCACGCGCATCCACACCACGCGCACCCGCACCCGCACCACCCGTACGCGCTGGGCAGCGCTCTCGGCGCCCAGGCTGCCGCCTACCCGCGGCCCGCCGCGGTGCACGAGGTCTACGCGCCTCACTTCGACCCGCGCTACGGGCCGCTGCTGATGCCCGCAGCCTCAGGGCGCCCGGCCCGCCTCGCGCCCGCCCCGGCGCCGGCGCCCGGCAGCCCGCCCTGCGAGCTCTCCGCCAAGGGCGAGCCGACCGGCGCCGCGTGGGCCGCGCCCGGAGGACCTTTCGCCAGCCCCGCGGGGGACGTGGCCCAGGGTCTGGGACTCAGCGTGGACTCAG gTTTCCAGCGTCAGGACAAAAGCAAGGATCTGCACTGGTTTTAG
- the VGLL2 gene encoding transcription cofactor vestigial-like protein 2 isoform X1 yields the protein MSCLDVMYQVYGPPQPYFAAAYTPYHQKLAYYSKMQEAQECTASPSNSTGSGSSSFSSQTPASIKEEEGSPEKERPPEAEYINSRCVLFTYFQGDISSVVDEHFSRALSQPSSYSPSCTSSKAPRSSGPWRDGSFPMSQRSFPASFWNSAYQAPVPAPLGSPLAAAHSELPFAAADPYSPAALHSHLHQGAAEPWHHAHPHHAHPHPHHPYALGSALGAQAAAYPRPAAVHEVYAPHFDPRYGPLLMPAASGRPARLAPAPAPAPGSPPCELSAKGEPTGAAWAAPGGPFASPAGDVAQGLGLSVDSGKRERELGLPGPLLPCVRPWAEPRIPLSSPWRPQ from the exons ATGAGCTGTCTGGATGTTATGTACCAAGTCTACGGTCCTCCCCAGCCTTACTTTGCAGCCGCCTACACCCCCTACCACCAG AAACTAGCCTATTACTCCAAAATGCAGGAAGCCCAAGAGTGCACCGCCAGCCCCAGCAACAGCACGGGCAGTGGCAGCTCCTCCTTTTCCAGCCAAACTCCAGCCAGTATCAAAGAGGAAGAAGGCAGCCCAGAGAAAGAGCGCCCACCTGAGGCCGAGTACATCAACTCCCGCTGcgtcctcttcacctatttccaGGGGGACATCAGCTCTGTGGTGGACGAGCACTTCAGTAGGGCCCTGAGCCAGCCTAGCAGCTATTCCCCGAGCTGTACAAGCAGCAAAGCACCCAGGAGCTCCGGGCCCTGGCGGG ACGGCTCCTTCCCGATGAGCCAGCGCAGCTTCCCCGCCTCCTTCTGGAACAGCGCGTACCAGGCACCGGTGCCCGCGCCGCTGGGCAGCCCGCTGGCCGCCGCGCACTCGGAGCTGCCCTTCGCCGCCGCAGACCCCTACTCACCGGCCGCGCTGCACAGTCATCTGCACCAGGGTGCGGCCGAGCCCTGGCACCACGCGCATCCACACCACGCGCACCCGCACCCGCACCACCCGTACGCGCTGGGCAGCGCTCTCGGCGCCCAGGCTGCCGCCTACCCGCGGCCCGCCGCGGTGCACGAGGTCTACGCGCCTCACTTCGACCCGCGCTACGGGCCGCTGCTGATGCCCGCAGCCTCAGGGCGCCCGGCCCGCCTCGCGCCCGCCCCGGCGCCGGCGCCCGGCAGCCCGCCCTGCGAGCTCTCCGCCAAGGGCGAGCCGACCGGCGCCGCGTGGGCCGCGCCCGGAGGACCTTTCGCCAGCCCCGCGGGGGACGTGGCCCAGGGTCTGGGACTCAGCGTGGACTCAGGTAAGCGGGAAAGGGAGCTTGGTCTCCCCGGACCCCTCCTGCCCTGTGTCCGACCCTGGGCTGAGCCCCGGATCCCCCTTAGTTCTCCTTGGAGACCCCAGTGA